CACAGACCCTCTGAAGTAAAGGGATTATTACTTTTCAAAGACTAGTGGTCAGTCTTAGTAAAATATATCAACTTTTACATATAATTCATAGAATATCTAAGTATCATTTTTTACAATCGATTTAGCTTCTGTTAAAGTTCTTTTAACAAACTCAGTCAAGTTAGCACGTTGATAACAGCATGCTGTGCACTATTGACAGAAACAGGCCCTTAAGACAAACATGGGTAATATTTCTGAAGTTTCCTTCTACGTGGTGCAACTGCAagacttgaaaataaaataaatgcaaaaggTTCCTGGAAAAAACGCAAAGAGAGCAGCATTATTTGGAGATGACAAAGATGCATGTGAAGATCACAGGAGTGCAATGGTTTATCCAGTTAAATCCCTGTATGAATTTTGAATTCTTAACATTATTGCTCCAATATTATAGACAgtgatgcttttaaaaacttttaaataaataaggaaAGGAAGCCACTAGCAAATATGCCAAAGCTCACACTGGGAATGCATATCTTCATGGCTCAGTCTTTCTATGATGCTGTAAggcaaaaaaacatcacagtagcagcttttttttttttttattgtgtcctTCATTGAATAGATCAAATGACCCAGATTATGACAGAATTAACACCACCAGCAAATTTACTCTCCTGGCCAAAAGAAAAGTTAACTTCCAACACTTTTCAGATAACTGTGACATGATGCAGCATTAGGGAAATGTAAGGGGTAAACAAATTAAAGGGCATTACTTAAAGTCAAAGCAGTTTTTACtttcagttaaaacaaaaagtgaagacAGCCCGCggacaaaacaaagaatcaaTTTATCTGTACAGCaattaaacaaaagtaaaagaaTCAGTAGTTTACACCCCATTTCTCTGAGaacaatgtttttcattttgtcataatttaaattaaacttcATGCTCTGTCACCCCTGCCACACTCATCcaaatatattacattataCTTTTATGTAGTCCAGATAAACTTCATGCACTCATATCATCTCACCTGATGCATTTCAATAGAAATGTTGAAACAAAAGAACTATGAGGTTCCAGTCAGAGAGCATGAAACCTGTAACTCTGAACCTGATGTGCGAGTACCAGTTATTGTCACATTGCTGATTTTGTGAATGTGTTACAGTTCTACAGCGCCAAAATAATCTCTTCAAGTATCATGTCTGAAGACTTAACAGCTGATCTCAAGTTACATTATTATTTGTCTCTCATTCACTCAGAcatgcgcacgcacacacacacaaacacacatctaaaGAGTCACAAGACGGCATGGCGCTCAATGCCCTCCTGTGATTCCAGGACATTCACTTCAGAAAGACGGGTAGTTTGGGCTGTGACAGAACATTTTTCGGTGTAAATGTGGTCGGAGACCATCAGTTCCTCAGAGTTTGAAGAGGAATAACAAAGTTCTCTCTGGAGATGCTTAAAGGGACTCTTCTCTCTGGAGACGCTTTGGAGACAGCTTCTTTGGGAAATGGCTGCGGTGCTCTTCTGTCACAGGAGGGTGAGAAGGTAAACCTCTAGAAGGATCCGACTGCGATGCTACAAGTCCCTCCTTTTGATTCAACAGGTCTGTTACCTCTCTTGCCgcctcacttcctgtctctctgggTGCGGAATCATCTCGTCCTGAAAGGGCCTCAAGCAACATCTGAAAACCAAGGTTACaagaaaacatctaaaaaaaaaaaaaaactatgcaaAGAAAACGTTGAATTCTATAAGACAATTCCTGATCAGAATGCTAAAGAAAATCTCTTCCTTCATGAAATTGCTGGAAGCAACAGCTTTTTGTCCCTTTATTTTAGATAGGATAGTGGAAATAGTTGGAAGTCAGGGAGAGAATGAAAAGAGTAGAAGAGCCACAGTTCGGACACAAACCGTAGCAGTTTTTAAGGACTATGTTTGATTCAGTCAGCCTCTTTGAAGTTATTGAACTGAAGGAAGTGAtttgaaacataaaaactaaaaattaCAATTCTAGCAAATATTATTAAAGGGAGGAATTTCACATGATTTAACATTTGGTTTCAGACTGACTATGTTACAATATATTCCTACATCTAAGAGCTATTCACTCTGAAACTACAAGAAAATCAAGTGATTAGGTTGACAAATGAAAGAAGCCCGGGAACTAAAGAAAAATGATACTGACCTGGTCCCTGCTGGGCTGATATATCCTCCACTCCGCTCAGAGGTTTTAGGAGACCGTTCTCCCTGAAGGCTATGACAGGaagtctctcctcctcctgttgctgctgctgctcctctccctcAGGAGGAGACAACCTGGAATGTGAAGGCAGTACGATAACCTCTTCAAACTCTCCGTtctctctgtaaaaaaaaaaaagacaaagaatttaTTAGAAATGTTACTGTTAATACGGACAAACATCAGATATTAATGAGACGATGTCCTTGGCATTTACCCCTGGTCAGATTGGCTTAATGGGGTGGTCTTTGGGCTTGGGTCAGCTTCCTGACCGTTGCTGCTGAGTGCTGGCGACACAGTCAAAGTAGAAGGGCCTGGACTGGCGGGGGTCACTGATTAGAGAGAACATACAGAGGATACTTTTCCAAACTTTTAttcttcaaaatgttcaaattatgtTCACAAGATAGATTAAGTTACCTGCATTGTCACCATTCCTAGGAACAACCCTCTAAAGATGGAAAAGTGTAAAATGATTATTCATGATCCATAGAACAACTTCATGGTTAAACACATACTTGCTCATTTATCCAACAGGAAGCTGTTACCTTCTCCGCTGTGTCTGAACGCCTTGTTCTCTTCATGATTTCCTCCAGACgcttgtaaataaaaaaaaacatatttttttaaatgcactgtaCTTGagaaataatattaaaatatttcacGTGTGTGAGAATATGCGtcaccttttttctctccagtcgttctgcctcctctttctggaagtgtttctctctctcctgcctcattcgctctgcctcctctctctgtcgagactcttcctcctctttctaacacacaaacacacacacacacacacacaaacacacagttggTTTCCTTTCAGATGTACAAACTTCTGGGCTGGTTCTACTAGTTTACTTTTCCTGACCTGTTTCTGAAgtttctctgcctcctctctgtctttctcaagtctctcttcctccatctttctcccctcctcttccttccttctcaTCTCCTCGGCCTGACGCTgagcctcctcctctctctttgctctctcCTCAGCTTTACGGCGAGCCATCTCCTCTCTCGCTAACCTGCACAGAAAGAGTCACAGCCAAGGATGCAGATGTACACATGCATGGTGAAACTCACCTCCATACACTTGTTAGATCACATGTATATTTCCAGAGATCACTGAGTACCTGGCCTGCTCCTCCTGTTGCTTgcgctcctcttcctctctctccctctgctctctggCCAGCCGACGATTCTCAGCCAGGATACGACTCGCCTCCTCTGGATCTGTGGTGCCTGCAGAGGGCCTGTGAGCTGGAGGACTGCTTAAACTCTCTGAAAGGTTACGACAAGGCACGACATTAAACTTTACCAATGTATCTTATatagtgacaaaaaaaaggtatgAATAATATGTGATTGTGTAAATGGAGGGTTTGGCTGAAGTTTCTGACCCCTGGCTGGTGGTGGTGATTGCTCACTGCTGCTCTTGTTCTGACCCAGAGGCTGAGGTCGAGGCTGAAGAGGACTAAGgacctgctcttcctcctcctcttcttcttcttcttcttgctctcTGGTGGAATGGGGATTCTCAGGTGTGGTCCTAAAAGGACGCAAGTTTCCAGGGTCCTCTGGCCCAGGAGACTTGAGCAGCTTGGGGGTTGGGGGTCGCTCTGCTGATTTTTGAAGTTGCCTATGTGCAAAAAGAATGAAGCATTTTGCAACATAGAAGCGTCAAAACTATGATCAAGTTTGTCTGTATTATATATGTTACTTTTATTGgcaataaaaactgttttaatggAAGTTAGTTTACCTATACTAATCAGCCATCCTAATATACCAAAACCTGTCAAAGCTGCCACACCCTCTTTCACCTGACTGTAATCCATAACTCCAATCTGTTTTACATCAGTTTATGTACCTAATTTTGACTTTTAATGGGTGTGTTCTCCTACCTGCCAGAAGAGGGTGCTACTCTGCTGGTCTTCTTGCCTAGAGAAGAGGAGCGCTTGTTGGGGGGGAGACTCAGAATGGGAGCCAGTGGGAGTGACAGGTTGCTCCATGACTTCCTGACATGGTCACGGTCCTTCTGCTATTGTAGGGTGAGATGGAGGGAAACAATGAAACGTCAGTATTGATAACGAGCACGTAAGCCAGCAGCAAAAGGTCTCTTTTAGTAGTTTAATATATGAATTCTACACAAACATGTCCTTAGCAACACACACAGGGGTCAAAGGAGGCACCAAGACCCAGGTGCCCTACTGACAGATGAAGAACATGATCAGAAACAGGATTAGACTCAGACAGCCTTCCTGAGGCAGTACATAACCTCTGGCACCAAATCTCGAAACCAACAATACAATTAAAACTTTGCCAACTGTCGAggcatttgaacattttctgtaCATGTAGTCATGTGTGAACGCTACAATAGCAATATAGTgattatttatgtgtttgtacACATGTGCTGCTGCCTATGCAGGGTCGGACTCTCAGTTTATAAACTACGTCCTTCTAAGACCTTAATGGTTTAAGCTGTGACACTTTGTTAGCAGACAGATGGACAGTgggaacagtgtgtgtgtgccagtgtgtgtgtgtgtgtgtgtgtgtgtgtgtgtggagcagaACTGCACAGATACTCTGATGTATTGTGCCTGACTGATCTGGGACAACATCAACATGAGAAAGATAATCAGCAGGAGGAGTCAAAGGAAATGAATCACTTATGAGTATGAGCCACTCAGACCAGAaaatcagaagaaaataaaagtagaTTATAGTATGATAAAAAAAGAGTTGATTATTGTATAATCTAaacatgaattttaaaaaaggtgataTGGCATGACACACCTGTGTGGTGCCGGTGGTCCTCCTGCGAATTGTCTTGGAGGAGGACGAGGCTGTCTCCCTGCTGAGGCTCCTGTCATGGCTGCGGCAGTGAGGAAGAGGCTGGGCCTGCAGGGCCTTGAAGGACATGGAGCCCATGGGGTGGCAGGACACTGAGCGAGGACACACAGGCATGGCTACGGTGATGCATGAGGTGGGAGTGTTTTCAGGAAAGTAAGGATCCGGGCAGTGTGAGGATTTATGAAACACCAGCAGGGGTTTGATGAACAGGAGCACAAAGCGAGAGAGAGGACggaaaggagaggaaggagtgaAGAGGAGGTGTTAAAATAAGGAAATGGAGGAGGTGAGTTTAGGAAGACCGATAGAGgttggagagaaatgaaaagatggtggaaacagaaagaagagaaagaagctgTTAGTGCCACTGAAAGCTCAAGTGCTAACATTCCCCAACCATCTTCAAGAAATCTATGTTGTGCTATTAAGAAAAAGGGTTTAGAAGGGCTCTTTATGATAGAAAACAATGGTGGACAATAACCCTTGTTTAAAAAAGTCCCAGTGTTGGAAGCATTTCTACTTTGTTAGACAAACTATGACCCAACATCAAATAGCAAAGGTGAATAGGcagcaaaatacacaaaacacaagcaAGAATTGCAAACGCCACACAAGCTATAGAAAATGTTACTTAGAAAGTGTGACGAGAGGAAAGCAAAAGAAGAcactgtgtgttctgtgtggGTCAGTGTGAGCGAGTTCTTGTGTTTGTCATCCTAACATAGTAggattttaaaatgcatgagGCACTTCAACAAACACTGCGTAATATTTGTTATAGGAATACATGTCAAGGGGAACCGTATCCCCGTCCTAAGAGTGACGTCTGAAGGAAACAGAGGCCATGTGGGGATGGTTGATATACTGTAAATCTTTAGATGATGCCTGTGTAAAGGGACCATCATTGTGCACTTCACCACTGTTCCTAAACACAGCTTACTCCCttggacctgtgtgtgtgtgtgtgtgtgtgtgtgtgtgtgtgtgtgtgtgtgtgtgtgtgtgtgtgtgtgtgtgtgtgtgtgtatgagcttTGGGTGCCTGACACAGACTGGTGATGGGAAGTTTCAGACGGTGTAATGCTTTAAGTCTGGCCAAATCTGATTAACATCCAAAACTGTTCCAACTGGTCCAAGAGACCAAAATATAAATACTTTTAGTACTTCTACTTGGGATTCACAGTTTTGTGTACGCTTGAAAGCGACCTCTGTCTCATATGCTTCTGACCATGAGACCCAGGTGGTGTCTTTCATGTGGGACGTGTGTATATTACCTGTTTGCTCTCCAGACAGACTCATGGCACTGCGGCTACGAGCCAAGTAGGAGTGTGTTGGCTGCTGCAGGCGGTTCACCACATTGCTCTCCCATGTCGTCAAAGGAAGACGGCGGAggcctggacacacacacacacacacacaaacttgagGTTTCATAACGACTAAAACGATTAACAGCCCACTGATTAGCCAAAGCAATCAGTCAAAGCAGATTaaaaatgatgcataattactgtgtttgttttatgccTTCCCTTCCCTCGCACTTGACAGCAGAGTGGGCCACAGCTAAGGTAAAGTTGTTAACATGCACAAGCTGCCCTGTCACACCTACACCTGCATGCAAGAGTTTGCTAATTATGAGAGGGAGCAAACAGCCTGGAGAGAAGCGCAAACCCAGAGCAAACACAGGCAAGGCAGCATTCAAACAAGAAGAACAAGGGAGATTTCAAGAAAAAATTCATTTAAGCTTGCTTTAAGAAATTTAGAAATTAATACACTAAATTATTCAACACGTTTTTGTTTCAAAGTTTTAATACTTGGCCATGCATAGTCTTGGTACCTTGGTAAGGATGTTGGCATATAGGGATTGATTTGTCGCTTATTGACCATGAGTGGAAAATGCATCAATTAATGAATCTTCACACAAAGGAGCCAAACAACTCCTTATCAGGCAAAACATGCAGCATTGCTTGCTCTGATAAAAAAAGTAGAGTACAAGGTTGCAAGTTTCAGAGTGCGATACAACTGGGCTGGAAACTGTGCAAAGGAAGCAGAGTCTCTTACCTTAACtactttttttaagaaaacacaatttttttagTTGATGCTACACAACAATGTCCTTTTACAGTTTGTCTTGGCAGCCTAAAACTAGTAACAGTATAATTGTATGTCCATAATAATGCGTACTTCTGTTTGTTGAAATGTGGGTGTTGAATTTTCAGCTGGGATAAAACAGCACAAGTGTtcccacaaaaacaaaaagattatCCAACAGAGGATTAGAGAAAGGGGTCACgctagaggggggggggaaatatcTTGATCCctccactgaaacacacagaagtgcagacacacacactgtagatACATGTTATTGGCCATGTTATTATTGGATTTTACCTTCATATTGTAAATACAATTAACACATACTTCTCGAAAGTATGCAGTTTAAATTCTCGAGTCAGACATAATATTGTCAAATGGATTTTGTCCAGGTTTAAAACTAGTATCGTACAGCTACACAAAAGTCATTCAAAGGACTACCAATGTTTTCTCCATTTACATGACAGTAAAAAGGGTCATTGTTTTGTAATTCCTCAACAGTTTCCAGCCCAtacatttttgttgctttgcAGCAGTGTGTCTAACAAATAAAATGAGGGACCAAACTGCAAGAAATTCCCATAAGACACCTGTGTTTTTATGCTGGGGCGTCTTCCCATGGTGTAGGCGGGGCTTGGACTGAGCTTTGCTAATAACTGGAGAGGAGGCTGTTCTCATGTGTAAGCCTGTCAGCAACATATAAACATCAAAGAATGAAGAATCAAATTAGCAATAAACGAGCATTGAAATACTTAACGTACTCTAATAACAACTTGGAAAGTCTTAGATTCATGCTTATTTGATTTCTTGCTGAGAGTTGGATGAGAAGATGAATACTACTCCCATATCTCTAGGAATATGAAAATACAGGTAGCAGCCTTTTGATTAGCTTAGCATATAGACTTAAATAAACCTTGTTTAGTCCagtccaaaataaataaagtaaaccaATTTGCAGGTTGCAAAAGTGACGAGTACTGGATTTTAAGTGACAAGTTCAGGATTCTATAAGGTTATGTGCTGGACCATTTCTTGGCTGGACAACAGTGACTAAATTCTCATCTGCTTGAAATCCTCCCTACAAGCAGGGGCTAAATcatgatacgatacaatacaatacaatacgcTATGAAATCTGATCAAAATATGTGGCCCCTTGATAATTATTATACCATGATACAGCAATTCTGCAATAATTGATATAATGCAATCATATAAAGATCAATCACAATATCTGATTCACTAAAGAATACATAATGCTTCTAAAACGGTTAAGTTAATGATTCATGTATATATTGTAGGGCTGTCAAAACAGTTACAGAAAAAGTAGTTCATTATAAAACGTCATAATTtagattaaacattttttatccctttccaaccccggtgcagtctaggcctgtgaaggctgtttcgtcatgagccggggatccggccgaagatttctgccttttaataaggcagttttttcttaccactgtaacttttgctgctttgctaaagtgctcatgatggataggccgggtctttgtaatatagcaataagtaaggtcttttacctgctttttgtaacataacaatgagtaaggtctttttacctgctcttttgtaatgttaacagacaaagagtaaggtcttctacctgctttttgtaaagtgtcttgagataacacttgttatgagttgacgctataaaaaataaattgaattgaattgaaattgaaatctaTTAACAGcaatttggtgtcagtttcactTCTTGTCAGGCTTCATCCTCTAACTCTTTATCACCGCTGTCAGCAATGATCCCACTGTCTCATTCTTCTTTTATTCTGCTGTCAACTTCTCCTTTG
The Labrus bergylta chromosome 15, fLabBer1.1, whole genome shotgun sequence DNA segment above includes these coding regions:
- the map7b gene encoding ensconsin isoform X3, giving the protein MPESKGRGQGGGGGGDGCSRGKRKLRKGGSRSAIPALFTITEEEEGLRRKNVCRRKKKASYSQYKSEDGRTSTATRPSSAGSGQAYTPTLTPNTTPTLTHTTTSNSPSNNTATKTDSLLFNKIDERQRLARERRGEREKQNAEKEAQWQAREERARQHYEKHLEERRRKLEEQRVKEDKRRAAVEEKRRQKMEEDKVRHEAVIRRTLERSQRTKQKTNRWSWGGTLHPNITSTPAGFVESIFLCPLDLAGLEHMQGAFSLYRRYGMTSQYADRRSVSTMNLSKHTDPVISKRLSSSSATLIHSPDRGLHMRTASSPVISKAQSKPRLHHGKTPQHKNTGLRRLPLTTWESNVVNRLQQPTHSYLARSRSAMSLSGEQTVSCHPMGSMSFKALQAQPLPHCRSHDRSLSRETASSSSKTIRRRTTGTTQQKDRDHVRKSWSNLSLPLAPILSLPPNKRSSSLGKKTSRVAPSSGRQLQKSAERPPTPKLLKSPGPEDPGNLRPFRTTPENPHSTREQEEEEEEEEEEQVLSPLQPRPQPLGQNKSSSEQSPPPARESLSSPPAHRPSAGTTDPEEASRILAENRRLAREQREREEEERKQQEEQARLAREEMARRKAEERAKREEEAQRQAEEMRRKEEEGRKMEEERLEKDREEAEKLQKQKEEEESRQREEAERMRQEREKHFQKEEAERLERKKRLEEIMKRTRRSDTAEKRVVPRNGDNAVTPASPGPSTLTVSPALSSNGQEADPSPKTTPLSQSDQGENGEFEEVIVLPSHSRLSPPEGEEQQQQQEEERLPVIAFRENGLLKPLSGVEDISAQQGPDVA
- the map7b gene encoding ensconsin isoform X4 yields the protein MPESKGRGQGGGGGGDGCSRGKRKLRKGGSRSAIPALFTITEEEEGLRRKNVCRRKKKASYSQYKSEDGRTSTATRPSSAGSGQAYTPTLTPNTTPTLTHTTTSNSPSNNTATKTDSLLFNKIDERQRLARERRGEREKQNAEKEAQWQAREERARQHYEKHLEERRRKLEEQRVKEDKRRAAVEEKRRQKMEEDKVRHEAVIRRTLERSQRTKQKTNRWSWGGTLHPNITSTPAGFVESIFLCPLDLAGLEHMQGAFSLYRRYGMTSQYADRRSVSTMNLSKHTDPVISKRLSSSSATLIHSPDRGLRRLPLTTWESNVVNRLQQPTHSYLARSRSAMSLSGEQTAMPVCPRSVSCHPMGSMSFKALQAQPLPHCRSHDRSLSRETASSSSKTIRRRTTGTTQQKDRDHVRKSWSNLSLPLAPILSLPPNKRSSSLGKKTSRVAPSSGRQLQKSAERPPTPKLLKSPGPEDPGNLRPFRTTPENPHSTREQEEEEEEEEEEQVLSPLQPRPQPLGQNKSSSEQSPPPARESLSSPPAHRPSAGTTDPEEASRILAENRRLAREQREREEEERKQQEEQARLAREEMARRKAEERAKREEEAQRQAEEMRRKEEEGRKMEEERLEKDREEAEKLQKQKEEEESRQREEAERMRQEREKHFQKEEAERLERKKRLEEIMKRTRRSDTAEKRVVPRNGDNAVTPASPGPSTLTVSPALSSNGQEADPSPKTTPLSQSDQGENGEFEEVIVLPSHSRLSPPEGEEQQQQQEEERLPVIAFRENGLLKPLSGVEDISAQQGPDVA